One window of the Synechococcus sp. CC9311 genome contains the following:
- a CDS encoding YciI family protein, with protein MARFVLWGTYCEGALEKREPFRAEHLAGLRALKEQGTLITLGPTEGSTHVFGIFESDSKASVCALLEQDVYWREGIWTQLDVYPWVQAF; from the coding sequence ATGGCACGCTTCGTTCTTTGGGGTACATATTGCGAGGGCGCACTTGAAAAGCGTGAGCCTTTTCGAGCTGAGCATCTTGCTGGACTGCGTGCTCTTAAAGAACAGGGAACATTAATTACTCTGGGCCCTACGGAAGGAAGCACTCACGTCTTTGGGATCTTTGAATCAGACAGCAAAGCCAGCGTTTGTGCTCTGCTTGAACAAGACGTGTATTGGCGTGAAGGGATTTGGACTCAGCTGGATGTTTATCCCTGGGTCCAAGCCTTTTGA
- the trpA gene encoding tryptophan synthase subunit alpha, translating to MTDQLSRIEAVFSRTAQEQRMALMPFLMAGDPDLSATAEVLLSLQANGADIVELGIPYTDPLADGPVIQAAAFRALEQKTTPAKVIEMLAGLKDQLSMPVILFTYTNPLLNRGPERFFAEAAAAGAAGLVVPDLPLEEAERLSPLAATFGLDLVLLVAPTTPQNRMQRIAESSRGFTYLVSVTGVTGERVKLQDRVASLVSDLKACNSGPVAVGFGISGPEQVLQVKQWGADGAIVGSALVKRIAAAAPGKAALEAGEFCRQLRDAAG from the coding sequence GTGACGGATCAACTTTCGAGGATTGAAGCGGTTTTCTCCCGTACGGCTCAGGAACAACGCATGGCATTGATGCCATTTTTGATGGCAGGGGATCCAGATTTGAGCGCAACTGCTGAAGTGCTTCTGAGCCTTCAAGCCAATGGTGCTGACATTGTTGAGCTGGGTATCCCTTACACCGATCCACTGGCTGATGGTCCTGTGATTCAGGCTGCTGCTTTTCGGGCTTTGGAGCAAAAGACCACGCCAGCGAAAGTGATCGAGATGTTGGCTGGGTTGAAAGATCAGCTCAGCATGCCTGTGATTCTGTTTACTTACACCAACCCGCTACTCAATCGAGGGCCGGAGCGCTTTTTTGCTGAAGCTGCTGCTGCTGGTGCTGCAGGCTTAGTGGTGCCTGATCTTCCTTTGGAGGAAGCCGAGAGATTGTCGCCTTTGGCTGCGACGTTTGGATTGGATTTGGTGCTTCTCGTTGCACCGACAACACCACAAAATCGGATGCAGCGAATTGCTGAATCCAGCCGTGGTTTCACTTATTTGGTGAGTGTGACCGGTGTGACCGGAGAGCGCGTGAAGCTCCAAGATCGCGTGGCGTCTTTGGTGAGCGATTTAAAGGCTTGTAACAGCGGTCCGGTGGCTGTTGGGTTTGGTATTTCTGGTCCTGAACAAGTTTTGCAAGTGAAACAGTGGGGAGCTGATGGTGCGATTGTTGGCAGTGCTCTGGTGAAACGTATTGCGGCTGCAGCGCCCGGGAAAGCCGCACTAGAGGCCGGAGAATTTTGCAGGCAACTGCGGGATGCTGCTGGATGA
- a CDS encoding DUF3007 family protein translates to MTRAGVLKLGLGLLLAGGVGFWLFKAAGFEGFSAGIAAEAVLVVIVVGWTGSYLFRVVTGQMTYMQQRRRYRKEYDQLTTEQLQARFDALSPDEQQALLASLNLDESESEQTTKP, encoded by the coding sequence TTGACGCGTGCAGGTGTTCTCAAGCTTGGTCTGGGTCTCTTACTTGCTGGGGGTGTTGGTTTTTGGCTGTTTAAGGCTGCAGGATTTGAGGGGTTTTCAGCAGGAATCGCTGCTGAAGCTGTGTTGGTGGTGATTGTTGTGGGTTGGACAGGCTCCTACCTCTTCAGGGTTGTGACTGGACAGATGACGTACATGCAGCAGCGACGCCGCTACCGAAAGGAATACGACCAACTCACAACGGAGCAGCTTCAGGCTCGTTTTGATGCCTTAAGCCCTGATGAGCAGCAAGCCTTGCTCGCATCTCTCAATTTGGATGAGTCCGAATCAGAACAGACCACAAAACCGTAG
- a CDS encoding NAD(P)H-quinone oxidoreductase subunit L, whose translation MSIENLLSSVSLDTLLVIGGYVALGGLYLVVMPLLLFFWMNWRWHVMGKIERFSVYGLVFFFFPGMIVFAPFLNLRLSGQGEV comes from the coding sequence GTGTCCATCGAGAATCTTCTGTCTTCGGTCTCCTTAGACACGCTGCTTGTGATCGGTGGCTATGTGGCTTTGGGTGGCCTCTACCTAGTTGTGATGCCACTCTTACTCTTCTTTTGGATGAATTGGCGCTGGCATGTGATGGGGAAGATTGAGCGCTTCTCTGTGTACGGGCTGGTGTTCTTCTTCTTCCCAGGAATGATTGTGTTCGCACCATTCCTTAATCTCCGCCTCAGTGGCCAAGGGGAGGTTTAA
- a CDS encoding glucosidase, translating into MSSSANALSTQKREEPPHEIHRCKERESGKVAWNLWGTYLSDRQWGTVREDYSADGNAWESFPFDQSHLRTYRWGEDGLLGLSDVEGLVCFAPALWNGQDPILKERLFGLGNPEGNHGEDIKDTMYHLAGTPTCSYAKALYRYPQAAFPYQHLRDENRRRSRDEKEYELVDTGIFSDNRFFDMEVEYAKADAEDIFIRLTITNQSDESSELHLLPSLWYRNTWSWGDREASRPSLHLQGNSLISEAIDGLDAYELNCSEKGTWLFTENETNTQALWGKTLTQPYVKDAFNRYLINGEKNAVNPAQCGSKAALHLHHTLAAGESWVVHLRLCRRSHQATNQTLPISAAESTRLVEMRYLEWKHHQQWIAPGLNDEDRAIHSAAGAGLFWCRKFYNWNVSRWLRGDNNSTRPPKQRWHTENAYWKTLRAKNIISMPDCWEYPYFCQWDLMFHAVAFAEFDAAEAKQQCRMLRQAYYTATNGQSPAYEWALSDANPPIGAWAALRIFQISRRHTGEGDYAFLRASLRELLLEYGWWTNRTDRNGDNLFEGGFLGLDNIAIFDRRYPLKDGSRIEQSDGTAWMGLLSLNLLKTTVILAEEDREEYIELCSRFVRDFTRLTYSLNSSVGRGFVNWDDEDGFYYDVLKRPDGSTDYLRTRSISGLIPLLAVNSFAASSVKAIPSLDVGLQLAQLEEERGAPFDAISHLGSWNHDRILFSIVPPERLRRILKRVFDEEEFLSPYGIRSLSKAYENNPYSYQQGDDYASISYSPADSPVAMFGGNSNWRGPVWMPINFLLIEALQKFGHFFGDDFTMEFPTGSGQEMNLWEISLELEKRLIGIFRRDENQHRAFNGDVELFQNDPLWRDLFLFNEYFHGCNGSGIGASHQTGWTAIVAKMITQLQRWQPNKES; encoded by the coding sequence ATGTCCAGTTCCGCCAACGCGCTCTCGACCCAAAAGCGGGAAGAACCGCCTCATGAGATCCATCGCTGCAAAGAGCGTGAGTCTGGGAAGGTCGCATGGAATTTATGGGGGACCTACCTCAGCGACCGTCAATGGGGCACCGTTCGGGAGGATTATTCCGCTGACGGCAATGCATGGGAGTCATTTCCCTTCGATCAGAGCCACCTACGCACCTACCGCTGGGGAGAGGATGGCTTACTGGGATTGAGCGACGTTGAGGGATTGGTCTGCTTCGCGCCTGCACTTTGGAACGGTCAGGATCCAATTCTCAAGGAACGATTGTTCGGTCTCGGGAATCCCGAAGGCAATCACGGTGAAGACATCAAGGACACGATGTATCACTTGGCAGGAACACCAACCTGCAGTTACGCAAAAGCCCTTTATCGCTACCCACAAGCAGCATTTCCCTATCAACATCTTCGTGATGAAAACAGGCGTCGCTCCCGCGACGAAAAAGAATATGAGCTGGTCGATACAGGAATCTTTTCAGACAATCGCTTTTTCGACATGGAAGTCGAATATGCAAAAGCTGATGCCGAAGACATCTTCATTCGACTCACCATCACAAATCAAAGTGATGAATCATCCGAATTACATCTCTTACCTAGCCTTTGGTACCGCAACACCTGGTCCTGGGGAGATCGTGAGGCCAGTCGGCCAAGCCTGCATCTCCAAGGAAACAGTTTGATATCGGAGGCCATCGATGGCCTTGATGCTTACGAACTGAACTGCAGTGAAAAGGGCACGTGGCTTTTCACAGAAAATGAAACCAATACTCAGGCTCTCTGGGGCAAAACCCTGACTCAGCCATACGTCAAAGATGCCTTCAACCGCTATCTAATCAACGGGGAAAAGAACGCCGTCAATCCAGCTCAGTGTGGCAGCAAAGCTGCTCTTCACCTCCATCACACTCTCGCCGCAGGAGAGTCTTGGGTTGTGCATTTACGACTATGTCGACGAAGCCACCAAGCAACTAACCAAACGCTCCCAATCTCTGCCGCAGAGAGCACACGTTTGGTTGAGATGCGATACCTGGAATGGAAGCATCACCAGCAATGGATTGCTCCAGGCCTCAACGACGAAGACCGTGCCATCCACTCCGCTGCAGGAGCAGGGTTGTTCTGGTGCAGAAAGTTTTACAACTGGAATGTCAGTCGCTGGCTAAGAGGAGACAACAACTCAACTCGACCCCCAAAACAACGCTGGCACACAGAAAACGCTTACTGGAAAACATTGCGCGCTAAAAATATTATTTCCATGCCAGATTGCTGGGAATACCCCTATTTCTGCCAATGGGATTTAATGTTTCATGCCGTAGCTTTTGCAGAGTTTGATGCTGCTGAAGCGAAGCAACAATGTCGAATGCTCAGACAGGCCTATTACACAGCAACAAATGGTCAATCCCCGGCCTACGAATGGGCACTTTCTGATGCCAATCCACCCATTGGTGCATGGGCAGCCCTACGAATCTTTCAGATCAGCCGCCGCCACACAGGAGAAGGAGACTATGCCTTCTTAAGGGCAAGCCTCCGAGAGTTGTTGCTCGAATATGGCTGGTGGACAAACAGAACCGATCGCAACGGAGACAACCTATTTGAGGGGGGGTTCCTAGGCCTCGACAATATTGCCATCTTCGATCGACGCTATCCTCTTAAAGACGGAAGTCGCATCGAACAATCAGACGGTACGGCCTGGATGGGGCTACTTAGCCTTAACTTGCTAAAAACAACGGTGATTCTTGCAGAAGAAGATCGCGAGGAATATATCGAACTATGCTCACGTTTTGTTCGCGATTTTACTCGTCTAACTTATTCCCTAAATAGTTCTGTTGGCCGAGGATTTGTCAATTGGGATGATGAAGATGGTTTTTATTATGACGTTCTCAAGCGCCCTGATGGCTCTACTGATTATCTGCGTACTAGATCGATTAGTGGTCTGATCCCACTTTTAGCTGTCAATAGCTTTGCCGCCAGCAGCGTAAAAGCAATTCCTTCTCTAGATGTTGGTCTACAACTCGCCCAGCTCGAAGAAGAACGGGGAGCACCTTTCGATGCAATCAGCCACCTTGGTTCCTGGAATCACGATCGCATTTTATTCTCCATCGTTCCACCTGAAAGGCTTAGGCGCATTCTTAAACGCGTTTTCGACGAAGAAGAATTCCTTTCCCCTTATGGAATCAGAAGCCTATCCAAAGCCTATGAAAACAACCCATATTCATATCAACAGGGCGATGACTATGCTTCGATTAGCTACAGCCCCGCAGACAGTCCCGTAGCAATGTTCGGTGGAAATTCGAATTGGCGTGGTCCAGTGTGGATGCCAATTAATTTTCTATTAATTGAGGCTCTTCAAAAATTTGGGCACTTTTTTGGCGATGATTTCACAATGGAGTTCCCAACAGGTTCTGGACAAGAAATGAACCTCTGGGAAATTTCTCTTGAGCTAGAGAAGCGTCTTATTGGAATATTCAGACGGGATGAAAACCAACACAGAGCATTCAATGGTGATGTTGAACTCTTCCAAAATGACCCCCTCTGGCGCGATTTATTCCTATTCAATGAATACTTTCATGGCTGCAATGGATCAGGGATTGGAGCAAGTCACCAAACAGGCTGGACCGCAATCGTCGCGAAAATGATAACGCAACTTCAGCGTTGGCAACCCAACAAGGAAAGCTGA